In the genome of Bacillota bacterium, the window GGGTATTCCAGTGCTTTTGAGGCATCAATTTTCTTTATTTTTCCGTGGGCAACAGTACTCTTTTTAATCCTGGCATAAAGCAAAGGCCCCAGGTAGCGGTCTTCAATAAACTGGGCAGCCCCGGTAACTTTCTCAATTGCATCTTTTCTCTGGACAGATGTCCCTACATAATTTAAATCTGCCATTATACCATCCTCCTTTCCCGCTTATTTATTGGATGAGGCCTTGATGGCCACCCTAATTTCCTGGTAAGCGCCGCAACGGCACAAATTTCCACTTAAAGCTTCATTGATATCCTGATCGGTTGGATTTGGATTACGATCCAGCAGAGCCTTTGCTGATAAAACCATGCCGGGAGTGCAGTAGCCACACTGCAGCGCTGCATGATCGATAAATGCCTGCTGTACGCGGTCCAATTCACCATTTTTCGATAATCCTTCAATTGTGACCAGATCTTTTCCATCCAGTTCAACAGCCAGTATGAGGCATGAGTTAACCGGTTTTCCGTCGAGCAGGACAATACATGCGCCACACTCCCCGATTTCACATCCTTCTTTGGTTCCGGTAAGAAAAAGAACTTCCCGGATAAATTTCAGAAGGGTTTGATCGCTATAGACTTCACGGGTTTCTTTTTCACCGTTAACCGTAAAGTTGATTGTTATTTTTTCTGTCATTTTCACACCCCCATTGTCCTTTCGAGGCCACGTCTGATCAACACTTCCGCCAGATGAAAACGGTAATCCCGGGATCCTCTCAGATCGGTGATCGGAGATATTTCATCATAAACCAGAGCGGCAGCTTTTGCCCAGTCTTTTATGTCCTT includes:
- a CDS encoding (2Fe-2S)-binding protein translates to MTEKITINFTVNGEKETREVYSDQTLLKFIREVLFLTGTKEGCEIGECGACIVLLDGKPVNSCLILAVELDGKDLVTIEGLSKNGELDRVQQAFIDHAALQCGYCTPGMVLSAKALLDRNPNPTDQDINEALSGNLCRCGAYQEIRVAIKASSNK